Proteins encoded together in one Planctomyces sp. SH-PL14 window:
- a CDS encoding efflux RND transporter periplasmic adaptor subunit, with the protein MPHALLLLALMALASALAGCGSAAGSLPPPQPPKVTVATPLSREVRDVDEYTGRIEAPETVEVRARVSGYLQEIYFQEGDIVKKGQDLFLIDPRTYSATFDQAKARIKLYESKYEFAKSSRARSERLLKSGAGTQETYESDVATEGESLAAIESAKADAEVARLNVEFTKIQAEIGGRIDRAFVTRGNLIQSGAGAPALTRIVSVDPMYVYFNPDELAFLRYTQRRIASDGQMEAQPVRERNIETTIVLADGSVYPEKGKVDFASNIVDPSTGTIQVRAVFPNPHRALTPGLFVRLRIASEQGYPALLVPERALNTDQSDKFVYIVDDKGLAQRKNVVLGTKHGRLRVIKEGLAVADKVIISGGLLVRPEEKVQPTDGTIEDTTNDAIPAERSAPSSDDAPRPPAANAKAPSTPAAPASPPGPSAPPASPEPSPPSRSDAPKSTTESNAR; encoded by the coding sequence ATGCCCCACGCTCTCCTGTTGCTCGCCCTGATGGCATTGGCCTCGGCGCTCGCCGGGTGCGGTTCCGCCGCCGGCAGTCTCCCGCCGCCGCAGCCCCCCAAGGTCACCGTCGCGACGCCGCTGTCGCGCGAAGTCCGCGACGTCGATGAATACACGGGACGGATCGAAGCCCCCGAGACCGTCGAAGTCCGGGCCCGCGTCTCCGGGTATCTCCAGGAGATCTATTTCCAGGAGGGGGACATCGTCAAAAAGGGGCAGGACCTGTTCCTGATCGATCCCCGCACCTACTCGGCCACGTTCGACCAGGCCAAGGCGCGGATCAAGCTCTACGAGTCCAAGTACGAGTTCGCCAAGTCCTCCCGCGCCCGCAGCGAGCGGCTTCTCAAGAGCGGAGCTGGAACGCAGGAGACCTACGAGAGCGACGTCGCGACTGAAGGGGAATCGCTCGCCGCGATCGAGTCCGCGAAGGCCGATGCCGAGGTCGCCCGTCTCAACGTCGAGTTCACCAAGATCCAGGCCGAGATCGGGGGCCGGATCGACCGGGCGTTCGTCACGCGGGGAAACCTGATCCAGTCCGGCGCCGGGGCCCCGGCCCTGACCCGGATCGTCTCCGTCGATCCGATGTACGTCTATTTCAATCCGGATGAGCTCGCCTTCCTCCGCTACACGCAGCGGCGGATCGCCAGCGACGGCCAGATGGAGGCGCAGCCGGTCCGCGAACGAAACATCGAGACGACGATCGTCCTCGCCGACGGGTCGGTGTACCCGGAGAAAGGGAAGGTCGACTTCGCCTCGAACATCGTCGATCCCTCGACCGGAACGATCCAGGTCCGGGCGGTCTTCCCCAACCCGCACCGGGCCCTCACGCCGGGGCTGTTCGTTCGCCTGCGGATCGCCTCGGAGCAGGGGTATCCGGCGCTCCTCGTTCCGGAACGGGCCCTCAACACCGACCAGAGCGACAAGTTCGTCTATATCGTCGACGACAAGGGACTCGCCCAGCGGAAGAACGTCGTCCTCGGAACGAAGCACGGCCGGCTGCGGGTCATCAAGGAGGGACTGGCCGTCGCCGACAAGGTGATCATCAGTGGGGGCCTGCTGGTCCGTCCCGAGGAAAAGGTCCAGCCGACCGACGGGACGATCGAGGACACCACGAACGACGCCATCCCGGCCGAAAGAAGCGCCCCGTCCTCCGACGACGCTCCCAGGCCGCCGGCCGCGAACGCCAAAGCTCCCTCAACTCCCGCGGCGCCGGCCAGCCCTCCTGGTCCTTCCGCTCCGCCGGCCTCTCCCGAGCCCTCTCCGCCGTCCCGCTCCGACGCGCCGAAGTCCACGACCGAATCGAACGCCCGCTGA
- a CDS encoding alpha/beta hydrolase, which yields MRRSVLVVAFLAAVFLAGGPVLAQRAGAKKIAPQMADAHYGPHARQVFDLWQAESDTPTPLVVYIHGGGFHAGDKSSIPATLFRLLEKKISLMAIHYRLSPEVAAPTHFMDCARAIQFARLHAKEWNIDPERIGAIGGSAGAGTSLWIGFHDDLAKPEDPDPVLRQSTRLSCMAVMGAQSSYDPHVIREWVGDAAARHPALEGFYGIKTSEIETEGARAKFREMSPITYLTKDDPPVYAFYNEPRGPVAADARPGTGIHHINFGLKLKERMDELEVECTVRHSDEGANVGAEANAFFEKYLLKK from the coding sequence ATGCGGCGCTCGGTCTTGGTTGTGGCGTTTCTGGCGGCGGTGTTTCTGGCGGGTGGTCCGGTGCTGGCGCAGCGGGCGGGGGCGAAGAAGATCGCTCCGCAGATGGCGGATGCTCACTACGGGCCGCATGCGCGGCAGGTGTTTGACCTGTGGCAGGCGGAGTCCGATACGCCGACGCCGCTGGTGGTCTACATCCACGGCGGGGGTTTTCATGCGGGGGACAAGTCGTCGATTCCGGCGACCCTGTTCCGGCTGCTCGAGAAGAAGATTTCGCTGATGGCGATTCACTATCGCCTCTCGCCGGAGGTGGCGGCTCCGACGCATTTCATGGACTGTGCGCGGGCCATTCAGTTTGCGCGGCTGCATGCGAAGGAGTGGAACATCGATCCGGAGCGGATCGGGGCGATCGGGGGTTCGGCGGGGGCGGGGACTTCGCTGTGGATCGGGTTTCATGACGATCTGGCGAAGCCGGAGGATCCCGATCCTGTGCTGCGGCAGTCGACGCGGCTGAGCTGTATGGCGGTGATGGGGGCACAAAGTTCGTATGACCCGCATGTCATCCGGGAGTGGGTGGGTGATGCGGCGGCGCGGCATCCGGCGCTGGAGGGCTTCTATGGGATCAAGACGAGCGAGATCGAGACCGAGGGGGCGCGAGCGAAGTTCCGGGAGATGTCGCCGATCACCTATCTCACGAAGGACGATCCGCCGGTCTATGCGTTTTACAACGAACCGCGGGGGCCGGTGGCGGCGGATGCTCGGCCGGGGACGGGGATTCATCACATCAACTTCGGGCTGAAGCTCAAGGAGCGGATGGACGAGTTGGAGGTGGAGTGCACCGTGCGGCACAGTGATGAGGGGGCGAATGTCGGGGCGGAGGCGAATGCGTTTTTTGAGAAGTACCTGCTGAAAAAGTGA
- a CDS encoding GNAT family N-acetyltransferase, with protein sequence MTSRVVSEVEHGSPLYRECVALRLAVLRTPLGLSFTEDELQRESASLHLVCHDGQNLVGCLVLVPLADGEIKMRQVAVAPETQGRGIGRSLVDASETLARHRGFTLMTLHARTTAVPFYERLGYETVGDEFEEVTVPHRAMQKRL encoded by the coding sequence ATGACCTCCCGCGTCGTCTCCGAAGTCGAACACGGTTCGCCCCTCTACCGCGAGTGCGTCGCGCTCCGGCTGGCGGTCCTCCGCACCCCGCTCGGCCTCTCCTTCACGGAGGACGAACTCCAGCGTGAGTCTGCCAGCCTCCACCTCGTCTGCCACGACGGGCAAAACCTCGTCGGCTGCCTCGTCCTGGTCCCGCTCGCAGACGGCGAGATCAAGATGCGGCAGGTCGCCGTCGCCCCCGAAACCCAGGGCCGCGGCATCGGCCGCTCCCTCGTCGACGCCTCCGAAACGCTCGCCCGCCACCGCGGCTTCACCCTCATGACCCTCCACGCCCGCACCACCGCCGTCCCGTTCTACGAACGGCTGGGGTACGAGACCGTCGGCGACGAGTTCGAGGAGGTTACCGTTCCCCACCGGGCGATGCAGAAGCGGCTGTGA
- a CDS encoding DinB family protein, with protein sequence MSFGQTLLPEFDQEMAGTRKVLERIPDDKLDWKAHPKSNTIRWVGTHLATIPSWTGYTLHQDSLDVNPPGGPELKTTPAASRQEILDRFDQNVAQARKDIETTADAEFMKPWTLINNGTRIFTLPKAAVLRSFVLNHIIHHRAHLCVYLRLNDIPVPGLYGPSGDED encoded by the coding sequence ATGAGCTTCGGACAGACCCTGCTTCCCGAATTCGACCAGGAGATGGCCGGCACGCGCAAAGTCCTGGAGCGGATCCCGGACGACAAGCTCGACTGGAAGGCCCACCCGAAGTCGAACACGATCCGCTGGGTCGGCACGCACCTCGCCACCATCCCCAGCTGGACCGGCTACACCCTCCACCAGGATTCGCTCGACGTGAATCCCCCCGGCGGCCCGGAGCTCAAGACCACCCCCGCCGCCTCCCGCCAGGAGATCCTCGACCGCTTCGACCAGAACGTCGCCCAGGCCCGCAAAGACATCGAGACCACCGCCGACGCCGAGTTCATGAAGCCGTGGACCCTCATCAACAACGGCACCAGGATCTTCACCCTCCCCAAAGCGGCCGTCCTGCGGTCATTCGTCCTGAACCACATCATCCACCACCGGGCCCACCTTTGCGTCTACCTCCGCCTCAACGACATCCCCGTCCCCGGCCTCTACGGCCCCTCCGGCGATGAAGACTGA
- a CDS encoding DUF1559 domain-containing protein, whose protein sequence is MRVRRGFTLIELLVVIAIIAVLVAILLPAVQQAREAARQSQCRNNMKQVGLALFNYEEQNGAFPIGATGGQRGANWFVRILPFIDQKAGYDRVDFSAGSFYGHVSLQPILATLKVPIFVCPSSPNGYSSPNATITSYAGGSMLMDYVGIAGAYPDPAATPRTATVCTAGQVQGGYYCENGGLIGFRAKSLRDFKDGSSNAMLVGEQSGQVNGTENSSNALGGWYGIVANTMVRSDGGTTWDGATPVSAITSSSGYTGGLTTVRHPINSYWLQGAPSSANSPYEANYILNSYHTGGIEALFADGSVHFLSESLHMPTLLKISSIDDGAIPGEF, encoded by the coding sequence ATGCGAGTTCGTCGAGGGTTTACGTTGATCGAGTTGCTCGTCGTCATTGCGATCATTGCGGTGCTGGTGGCGATCCTGCTTCCGGCGGTGCAGCAGGCGCGGGAAGCGGCGCGGCAGTCGCAGTGCCGGAACAACATGAAGCAGGTGGGGCTGGCCCTGTTCAACTATGAAGAGCAGAACGGGGCCTTTCCGATCGGAGCCACGGGAGGCCAGCGCGGCGCGAACTGGTTCGTCCGGATCCTTCCGTTCATCGATCAGAAGGCGGGCTACGACCGGGTCGACTTCTCCGCCGGCAGCTTCTACGGCCACGTCAGCCTGCAGCCGATCCTGGCGACGCTGAAGGTTCCGATCTTCGTCTGCCCGTCGAGTCCGAACGGCTACTCAAGCCCCAATGCCACGATCACGAGCTATGCCGGCGGAAGCATGCTCATGGACTACGTGGGGATCGCGGGAGCCTATCCGGACCCGGCCGCGACGCCCCGGACCGCGACCGTGTGCACCGCCGGTCAGGTGCAGGGGGGCTACTACTGCGAGAACGGAGGACTGATCGGATTCCGGGCCAAGTCGCTTCGCGACTTCAAGGACGGCTCGTCCAACGCAATGCTGGTCGGCGAACAGTCGGGACAGGTGAATGGGACGGAGAACTCGTCGAATGCGCTCGGCGGATGGTACGGAATCGTCGCGAACACCATGGTCCGCAGCGATGGCGGAACCACCTGGGACGGCGCGACCCCCGTCAGCGCGATCACCTCGAGCAGCGGCTACACCGGGGGCCTGACGACGGTCCGGCATCCGATCAACAGCTACTGGCTGCAGGGGGCTCCGTCGAGCGCCAACAGCCCTTACGAGGCCAACTACATTCTGAACTCGTATCACACCGGTGGAATCGAGGCCCTGTTCGCCGATGGCTCGGTCCACTTCCTCTCGGAAAGCCTGCACATGCCGACACTGCTGAAGATCTCGTCGATCGACGACGGCGCGATCCCCGGCGAGTTCTGA
- a CDS encoding sulfatase-like hydrolase/transferase, whose translation MRLFRVLSVFVVAVGAAMASVASAAAPNILLLLSDDHSYPYLSCYGDPNVKTPTLDRLAAEGMKFHRFFTACPQCVPSRAALMTGRSPVATRMTRFSSPLPREEVTLPELLREQAGYYTGVCGRSFHLDGPGGGRAGGDIAAILEKHGLKTFADRVDFLNNCPDGQVAATVETFLEGKPADKPFFLWANFSDPHHVWDPPAELRPDPAQLKLPAHWPDLPGMREQFADYCGEVNRLDRTVAGVLDVLAQRKLLENTLIVFAGDNGAALPHGKGSLYDPGSNVPLIVRWPGSVKAGGESRELLSGEDLAPTLLAAAGVKPHPKMSGISFLPLLKGEEHAPRKHVFVERGPHGSAPVTVGMSNSGYDLSRAVRSDRYKFIYNCTPWIPYAPVDSAGGAGWTQTRAAQEAGTLPAELTATYFTTPRPVYELYDLEADPSELKNLVGTPGLASVERELRLALAEKMILDCDYLPLPATGAPEGAGAGAGSGGGANSEANRAAQFGRLDVDKSGDLTPEEFGKGREPAEAERFFKLRDTDGNGRVSREEFLPRSPRQR comes from the coding sequence ATGCGCTTGTTCCGAGTCCTGTCCGTTTTCGTTGTTGCCGTCGGCGCGGCAATGGCGTCCGTCGCATCGGCCGCTGCGCCGAACATCCTTCTGCTCCTCAGCGACGACCACAGTTATCCCTACCTGAGCTGCTACGGAGATCCGAACGTCAAGACGCCGACGCTCGACCGGCTGGCGGCGGAAGGGATGAAGTTCCATCGGTTCTTTACCGCCTGCCCGCAGTGCGTGCCATCGCGGGCGGCGCTGATGACGGGGCGGTCGCCGGTGGCGACGCGGATGACGCGGTTCTCCTCCCCGTTGCCCCGCGAGGAAGTCACCCTCCCGGAACTGCTGCGGGAGCAGGCCGGGTACTACACCGGCGTCTGCGGGCGAAGCTTTCACCTCGACGGGCCCGGCGGAGGCCGGGCCGGGGGAGACATTGCGGCGATCCTTGAGAAGCATGGTCTCAAGACCTTCGCGGATCGGGTCGACTTTCTGAACAACTGTCCCGACGGGCAGGTGGCGGCGACGGTGGAGACCTTTCTCGAGGGGAAGCCGGCCGATAAGCCGTTCTTCCTGTGGGCCAACTTCAGCGATCCGCACCATGTCTGGGATCCTCCGGCGGAGCTGCGGCCTGATCCGGCCCAGTTGAAGCTGCCGGCGCACTGGCCGGACCTGCCGGGGATGCGGGAGCAGTTCGCGGATTACTGCGGCGAGGTGAACCGGTTGGACCGGACGGTGGCCGGGGTTCTGGACGTGCTGGCGCAGCGGAAGCTTCTGGAGAACACGCTGATCGTCTTTGCGGGGGACAATGGTGCCGCGCTGCCGCATGGGAAGGGGTCGCTGTATGACCCGGGTTCCAATGTCCCGCTGATCGTCCGGTGGCCGGGGAGCGTGAAGGCGGGCGGGGAGTCGCGGGAGCTGTTGAGCGGGGAGGACCTGGCTCCGACGCTGCTGGCGGCGGCGGGGGTGAAGCCGCACCCGAAGATGTCGGGGATCAGCTTTCTGCCGCTGCTGAAAGGGGAGGAGCATGCTCCTCGCAAGCATGTGTTCGTGGAGCGGGGGCCGCATGGGTCGGCGCCGGTGACCGTGGGGATGAGCAACAGCGGCTATGACCTGTCGCGGGCGGTCCGGAGTGACCGGTACAAGTTCATTTACAACTGCACGCCTTGGATTCCCTATGCGCCGGTCGACTCTGCGGGTGGGGCCGGATGGACGCAGACCAGGGCGGCGCAGGAGGCGGGGACGCTTCCGGCGGAGCTGACGGCGACGTACTTCACGACCCCGCGGCCGGTGTACGAGCTGTATGACCTGGAGGCGGATCCTTCGGAGCTCAAGAACCTCGTGGGCACGCCGGGGCTGGCGTCGGTCGAGCGGGAGCTGCGGTTGGCTCTCGCGGAGAAGATGATTCTGGACTGCGACTATCTTCCGCTTCCGGCGACGGGGGCGCCCGAGGGAGCGGGGGCGGGGGCCGGGAGTGGTGGTGGGGCGAACTCGGAGGCGAACCGGGCGGCGCAGTTTGGACGGCTGGATGTGGACAAGAGTGGGGATCTGACGCCGGAGGAGTTCGGGAAGGGGCGGGAGCCGGCGGAGGCGGAGCGGTTCTTCAAGCTGCGGGATACGGACGGGAATGGCCGTGTCAGCCGGGAGGAGTTCTTGCCAAGGTCGCCGCGGCAGCGCTGA
- a CDS encoding protein kinase domain-containing protein produces MPLSIERFVELLAGSGVLPQETIQEFLPPHRNPQDAEELARELVRQKRLTKFQVEEIARGKGKALVLGNYTILERIGAGGMGQVFKAEHRRMKRIVAVKILPENLMKDPATVARFEREVTAAARLNHPHIVTAYDADEVNGVHLLVMEYVEGRDLAALTKRDGPLAVDQAVGFVLQAARGLAAAHAEGIVHRDIKPANLLLDQKGTVKILDMGLARIHGDASRQAELTHTGTVMGTVDYMAPEQALNTKLADARADIYSLGCTLYYLLTGTAAYGGDTLMARLLAHREEPIPSLRALRPEISEAVESVFRRMVAKKVEERYQSMAEVIADLESRPQVAGVAPELAETVASLPVDTKLTSLFREMQEAAETRPVSRAAAGPPLAARRKRLLLAAILGSAALLLLAGIVLSRGNGAGTSTPPKVVQGSGVSGVAPTGAAASGEKGPATVAIAPVPAEAAMNVTGNEPMNPVGDPLGDKAEREIAEFVMSIGGKVVLGDGKEYKRGSELPNGPLFVVNIWLAENPVLANRDTARFLGCRGLWLLDLCGTRLDDEGLAWVKNAPSAHCLTELYLANNPITDAGVAHLVSCTHAHALWLGGTQVSDAGLEHVKGMKTLTYLTLDKTRVTEAGVRRLAALLPQCKIVWDGGVIEATPPADPK; encoded by the coding sequence ATGCCGCTTTCGATCGAGCGTTTCGTTGAGCTGCTCGCGGGGAGCGGGGTTCTGCCGCAGGAGACGATCCAGGAGTTTTTGCCCCCTCATCGAAATCCTCAGGACGCCGAGGAGCTGGCGCGCGAGCTGGTGCGACAGAAGCGGCTGACGAAGTTTCAGGTCGAGGAGATCGCCCGCGGCAAGGGAAAGGCCCTCGTTCTGGGGAACTACACGATCCTGGAGCGGATCGGGGCCGGGGGGATGGGGCAGGTCTTCAAGGCGGAACATCGCCGCATGAAGCGGATCGTGGCGGTCAAGATCCTGCCGGAGAACCTCATGAAGGATCCGGCCACCGTGGCCCGCTTTGAGCGGGAAGTCACGGCGGCGGCCCGGCTTAATCATCCCCACATTGTCACCGCCTACGACGCGGACGAGGTGAACGGCGTCCATCTGCTGGTGATGGAATATGTCGAGGGGCGGGACCTGGCGGCCCTCACGAAACGGGACGGGCCGCTGGCGGTCGATCAAGCGGTGGGCTTTGTCCTGCAGGCGGCCCGGGGTCTGGCGGCGGCCCATGCGGAAGGGATCGTCCACCGGGACATCAAGCCGGCCAACCTGCTGCTGGACCAGAAGGGGACCGTCAAGATCCTCGACATGGGGCTGGCGCGGATTCACGGCGATGCGTCACGGCAGGCGGAGCTCACGCACACCGGCACGGTCATGGGGACCGTCGACTACATGGCCCCCGAGCAGGCACTAAACACCAAGCTCGCCGACGCCCGGGCCGATATCTACAGCCTCGGCTGCACGCTGTATTACCTGCTGACCGGAACGGCCGCCTACGGCGGCGACACGCTCATGGCCCGCCTCCTGGCTCATCGGGAAGAGCCGATTCCCTCGCTCCGCGCGTTGCGTCCCGAGATTTCCGAGGCGGTCGAGTCCGTGTTCCGGCGGATGGTGGCCAAGAAGGTCGAGGAGCGCTACCAGTCGATGGCGGAGGTGATTGCCGACCTCGAAAGCCGCCCGCAGGTGGCCGGTGTTGCGCCGGAACTCGCCGAGACTGTCGCCAGCCTGCCGGTCGATACGAAGCTGACGAGCCTCTTCCGTGAGATGCAGGAGGCGGCCGAGACGCGGCCCGTGTCCCGGGCCGCGGCCGGTCCGCCGCTGGCGGCGCGGCGGAAGAGGCTGCTGCTCGCTGCGATTCTCGGATCCGCGGCCCTCCTTCTGCTGGCGGGGATCGTCCTCAGTCGCGGGAACGGGGCGGGGACGTCGACGCCTCCGAAGGTGGTCCAGGGTTCGGGAGTGTCCGGTGTCGCTCCGACGGGAGCCGCTGCCTCGGGAGAGAAAGGACCGGCCACTGTTGCCATCGCACCGGTCCCGGCCGAGGCCGCGATGAATGTCACGGGCAACGAACCGATGAATCCGGTGGGCGATCCCCTGGGTGACAAGGCGGAACGCGAGATTGCCGAGTTCGTGATGTCGATCGGAGGCAAAGTCGTCCTGGGCGACGGGAAGGAGTACAAGCGGGGGAGCGAGCTTCCGAATGGGCCCCTCTTTGTCGTCAATATCTGGCTGGCGGAGAACCCGGTCCTGGCCAACCGGGACACGGCCCGGTTCCTGGGCTGTCGCGGGTTGTGGCTGCTCGACTTGTGTGGGACGCGGCTCGATGACGAAGGGCTCGCCTGGGTCAAGAACGCCCCGTCGGCCCACTGCCTGACGGAACTCTACCTGGCCAACAACCCGATCACCGATGCCGGGGTGGCCCATCTCGTGAGCTGCACGCATGCGCACGCGCTCTGGCTGGGAGGGACCCAGGTCAGCGATGCGGGGCTGGAGCACGTGAAGGGGATGAAGACGCTGACCTATCTCACGCTGGACAAGACCCGGGTGACGGAAGCGGGCGTCCGCCGGCTCGCGGCCCTGTTGCCGCAGTGCAAGATCGTCTGGGACGGCGGCGTCATTGAGGCGACGCCGCCGGCCGACCCCAAGTGA